The Mucilaginibacter yixingensis genome window below encodes:
- a CDS encoding HAD family hydrolase, translating into MKSDRIKILFFDIGGILLSNGWGHESRKLAAKKFGLDYEEVNSLHNFIFNVYEIGGVTLDDYLDTVIFNHERNFTREDFKAFMYEQSVELPDMLAWMKEWKKDCGFRIISINNEGKELNDYRVKKFGLHDCFDAFVSSCEVSLRKPDPGIWKLAMGIAQVSADQCVYFDDRIMFVNMAKGLGIRAFQHTDFQTTKQILEDLKLENFK; encoded by the coding sequence ATGAAAAGCGACCGCATCAAAATATTGTTCTTCGATATCGGGGGCATCCTGCTCAGCAACGGCTGGGGGCATGAATCACGTAAACTGGCAGCCAAAAAATTCGGCCTGGATTACGAGGAAGTGAACTCCCTGCACAACTTTATCTTCAACGTTTATGAAATTGGCGGCGTTACGCTGGATGATTACCTGGATACGGTGATCTTCAACCACGAGCGCAATTTTACCCGCGAAGATTTTAAAGCATTTATGTATGAGCAGTCGGTAGAACTGCCCGATATGCTGGCCTGGATGAAAGAGTGGAAGAAAGATTGCGGTTTCCGCATCATCTCCATCAATAACGAGGGCAAGGAGCTGAATGATTACCGCGTAAAAAAATTCGGGCTGCATGATTGCTTTGACGCTTTCGTGTCCTCGTGCGAGGTAAGCTTGCGTAAACCAGATCCCGGCATCTGGAAACTGGCCATGGGCATAGCCCAGGTATCTGCAGATCAGTGCGTATACTTTGACGACCGGATCATGTTTGTTAACATGGCTAAAGGTTTGGGTATCCGTGCTTTTCAGCACACAGACTTTCAAACAACAAAACAAATATTAGAGGATCTTAAATTAGAAAACTTCAAGTAA